In Pseudomonas poae, a single genomic region encodes these proteins:
- a CDS encoding HNH endonuclease, with translation MDPGATRFKPGQESHNRIEVGERRDDGRNIRIKLPCGTWVLEHRWVWEQAHGPIPDKCVVAARDGNRRNTDLANLMLVTKDRHWRRNQIRKYPLNCRT, from the coding sequence ATCGATCCTGGGGCAACTCGCTTCAAGCCCGGCCAAGAATCCCATAACCGGATCGAGGTCGGTGAGCGCAGGGACGACGGACGAAACATAAGGATCAAGCTCCCGTGCGGGACATGGGTTCTTGAGCACCGCTGGGTTTGGGAGCAGGCCCACGGCCCGATTCCCGACAAGTGTGTTGTCGCTGCACGGGATGGAAACAGACGTAACACCGACTTGGCCAACCTGATGCTCGTGACGAAGGACAGGCATTGGAGGCGCAACCAAATACGCAAATACCCGCTGAATTGCAGGACGTGA
- a CDS encoding DUF4224 domain-containing protein, whose product MFLTAEEVADLTGYKKPGAQIKWLTAERYGFAVGGDGHPKVLRQVVIGRLGGIQSRKGPELRLG is encoded by the coding sequence ATGTTTCTGACAGCAGAGGAAGTTGCCGACCTGACGGGCTATAAGAAGCCAGGAGCACAGATAAAGTGGCTGACCGCCGAACGCTACGGGTTCGCGGTAGGTGGTGATGGTCACCCGAAGGTGCTGCGCCAAGTTGTCATTGGGCGGCTGGGTGGTATTCAATCAAGGAAGGGGCCGGAGCTTCGGCTGGGTTGA
- a CDS encoding SDR family oxidoreductase has product MSNNISGKVVVITGASSGLGEVTARHLAALGARVVLAARRKDKLDALVAELTNAGGQAIAYQTDVTSQEEVKTLIQGAVDTYGRIDVLINNAGLMAIAPLSDTRTDEWDRMIDINIKGLLYGVAAALPVFQKQNSGHFINIASVAGLKVFSPGGTVYSGTKFAVRAISEGLRHEVGGSIRTTTIEPGAVDSELKFGSTHQQSRDFVVDFYKHAIPAESVARAIAFAIEQPADVDINEIVLRPTVQEF; this is encoded by the coding sequence ATGAGCAATAACATTTCTGGAAAAGTTGTCGTTATCACCGGTGCCAGTAGCGGCCTGGGTGAGGTTACTGCACGCCACCTTGCTGCGCTTGGCGCTCGCGTAGTGCTGGCTGCACGTCGCAAAGATAAACTCGACGCATTGGTGGCTGAGCTGACCAATGCAGGTGGTCAGGCAATCGCGTATCAGACCGATGTTACCTCTCAGGAAGAGGTCAAAACGCTCATTCAAGGTGCCGTGGACACCTACGGTCGCATTGATGTACTGATCAACAATGCCGGACTGATGGCGATTGCACCGCTCAGCGATACTCGCACTGACGAGTGGGATCGCATGATCGATATCAACATCAAGGGTCTGCTGTACGGAGTCGCGGCTGCATTGCCAGTCTTCCAGAAACAAAACAGTGGTCACTTCATCAACATCGCATCGGTTGCAGGCCTGAAGGTGTTCAGCCCAGGTGGCACCGTGTACAGCGGCACCAAGTTTGCTGTGCGGGCTATCTCCGAAGGACTGCGTCACGAAGTCGGTGGCAGCATCCGCACCACGACTATCGAACCGGGCGCCGTGGACTCCGAACTGAAATTCGGCAGCACCCACCAACAGAGCCGCGATTTCGTGGTGGACTTCTACAAGCATGCAATTCCCGCCGAATCGGTCGCTCGAGCTATCGCCTTCGCAATTGAGCAGCCTGCTGACGTGGATATTAACGAGATCGTTCTGCGCCCAACCGTGCAGGAATTCTAA
- a CDS encoding S-(hydroxymethyl)glutathione dehydrogenase/class III alcohol dehydrogenase — protein MKSRAAVAFGPGKPLEIVEIDVEPPRKGEVLVRITNTGVCHTDAFTLSGEDPEGVFPAVLGHEGAGIVVEVGEGVTSVKPGDHVIPLYTAECGECLFCKSGKTNLCVAVRATQGKGVMPDGTTRFSYNGQPIYHYMGCSTFSEYTVVAEVSLAKINPDANPEHVCLLGCGVTTGIGAVHNTAKVQPGDSVAIFGLGGIGLAAIQGARQAKAGRIIAIDTNPAKFELARTFGATECLNPKDFDKPIHEVLIEMTGWGVDHTFECIGNVNVMRSALEAAHRGWGQSIVIGVAGAGKEISTRPFQLITGRTWKGSAFGGVKGRTQLPGMVEDAMKGEIDLAPFVTHTMGLDDINKAFDLMHEGKSIRTVIHY, from the coding sequence ATGAAATCACGTGCAGCAGTTGCCTTCGGGCCTGGAAAGCCACTGGAAATCGTCGAGATCGACGTCGAGCCGCCGCGCAAGGGCGAGGTGCTTGTCAGGATCACGAATACCGGCGTTTGCCATACCGACGCCTTCACCCTGTCGGGCGAGGACCCGGAAGGCGTGTTCCCGGCGGTGCTGGGCCATGAGGGCGCCGGCATCGTGGTCGAGGTCGGCGAGGGCGTGACCTCGGTCAAGCCGGGTGACCACGTGATCCCGCTGTACACCGCCGAGTGCGGTGAGTGCCTGTTCTGCAAGAGCGGCAAGACCAACCTGTGCGTGGCGGTGCGCGCCACCCAGGGCAAGGGCGTGATGCCCGATGGCACCACCCGCTTCAGCTACAACGGCCAGCCGATCTACCACTACATGGGCTGCTCGACCTTCAGCGAATACACTGTGGTGGCCGAAGTCTCGCTGGCCAAGATCAACCCGGACGCCAATCCCGAGCATGTCTGCCTGCTGGGTTGCGGTGTGACCACCGGCATCGGCGCTGTTCACAACACGGCCAAGGTTCAGCCGGGTGACTCTGTGGCCATCTTCGGCCTCGGCGGCATCGGGCTCGCTGCGATTCAGGGGGCACGCCAGGCCAAGGCAGGTCGCATCATCGCCATCGACACCAATCCAGCGAAGTTCGAGCTGGCTCGTACCTTCGGCGCGACCGAATGCCTCAACCCGAAGGACTTCGACAAGCCGATTCACGAGGTTCTCATCGAGATGACCGGTTGGGGTGTCGATCACACCTTCGAGTGCATCGGCAACGTCAACGTGATGCGCTCGGCACTGGAAGCAGCACATCGTGGCTGGGGCCAGTCGATCGTCATCGGCGTGGCTGGTGCAGGCAAGGAAATTTCGACGCGCCCGTTCCAGTTGATCACCGGTCGCACCTGGAAGGGCTCGGCTTTCGGCGGGGTCAAGGGCCGCACTCAACTTCCCGGCATGGTGGAGGACGCAATGAAAGGCGAGATCGATCTCGCCCCGTTCGTCACCCACACCATGGGCCTCGACGACATCAACAAGGCCTTCGACCTGATGCATGAAGGCAAGTCGATTCGCACGGTGATCCACTACTGA
- a CDS encoding antibiotic biosynthesis monooxygenase has protein sequence MTKLALFVRLEAKPGQEAALADFLASALPLANAESGTTAWFALKFGPSTFGVFDAFADEAGRQAHLNGQIAAALMANAATLLSSPPNIEKVELLAAKLPA, from the coding sequence ATGACCAAGCTCGCCCTGTTTGTTCGCCTCGAAGCCAAACCCGGCCAGGAGGCTGCGCTTGCCGACTTCCTGGCCAGCGCACTGCCGCTCGCCAACGCCGAGTCCGGCACCACTGCCTGGTTCGCATTGAAGTTTGGCCCTTCGACGTTCGGTGTGTTCGATGCCTTTGCCGATGAGGCAGGTCGCCAAGCACATCTGAACGGCCAGATCGCCGCGGCCTTGATGGCCAACGCCGCGACCTTGCTCAGTTCTCCGCCCAATATCGAGAAGGTCGAACTGCTTGCAGCCAAACTGCCTGCATGA
- a CDS encoding LysR family transcriptional regulator, with protein sequence MDRLTQMATFVKTVELGSFSAAADDLNLSPQLVGKQVKMLEQHLGVSLLHRTTRRQSLTDFGRAFYPRAKLILADMQSAESLAALTRGTPSGRLRINAPVTFGIRTLSPRLLEYMVRYPQVSVDLTLSNELVDIVDDGYDVVFRIGELASSGLKALPLEPYQMVLCAAPSYLARRPPIINPWDLQQQECLGFTYSDGRSHWSFDSPEGRIDVPITSKLTINQGDPLLAAAVAGLGVVLQPIELVSDALRDGTLVRLLPQYPVPNTAMHILYAPDRRMTPKLRSFLGVCA encoded by the coding sequence ATGGATCGCCTGACCCAGATGGCCACGTTCGTCAAAACAGTTGAGCTGGGTTCATTCAGCGCCGCTGCGGACGACCTGAATCTGTCCCCTCAATTGGTAGGGAAACAGGTGAAAATGCTCGAACAACATCTGGGTGTTTCCCTGCTGCACCGGACTACGCGCAGGCAAAGCCTCACCGACTTCGGCAGGGCGTTCTACCCGCGAGCAAAACTGATCCTTGCAGACATGCAGTCTGCCGAGAGCCTGGCTGCCCTCACTCGGGGCACACCAAGCGGCCGCCTTCGCATCAACGCGCCGGTCACGTTCGGAATCCGCACGCTTTCGCCACGCCTGCTGGAATACATGGTTCGGTATCCTCAGGTGTCTGTTGACCTAACGTTATCGAACGAACTGGTCGATATCGTTGATGATGGTTACGACGTGGTATTTCGCATCGGCGAGCTGGCGAGCAGTGGGTTGAAGGCATTGCCACTGGAGCCCTATCAGATGGTTTTATGCGCTGCGCCGTCCTATCTTGCACGTCGCCCTCCCATCATCAATCCGTGGGATCTACAGCAGCAGGAATGTCTGGGGTTTACCTATTCTGATGGCCGCTCACACTGGAGCTTCGACAGCCCGGAGGGGCGTATAGATGTTCCTATTACAAGCAAATTAACGATCAATCAAGGTGATCCACTGCTGGCAGCGGCTGTAGCTGGTCTAGGCGTGGTTCTACAGCCGATAGAGTTGGTTAGCGATGCACTGCGCGATGGGACACTGGTGCGTCTGTTGCCGCAGTACCCGGTGCCGAATACCGCAATGCACATCCTCTATGCCCCTGACCGAAGAATGACTCCAAAGCTGCGCAGCTTTCTTGGAGTTTGCGCGTGA
- a CDS encoding transcriptional regulator — MTIDVNEALKALANPTRLAILNWLKDPRTVFPEQEVDPETVGVCVSIIQERTGLSQSTTSLYLAALQRAQLVTSQRIGPWTYYKRHDENIDAFFKALQERI, encoded by the coding sequence ATGACTATTGACGTCAACGAAGCCCTGAAAGCATTGGCGAACCCGACGCGCCTTGCCATCCTCAATTGGCTCAAGGATCCCAGGACAGTCTTTCCCGAGCAGGAAGTCGACCCAGAAACGGTAGGCGTGTGCGTCAGTATCATCCAAGAGCGCACGGGCCTCTCGCAGTCAACGACATCGCTTTATCTCGCAGCTCTACAGCGCGCGCAATTGGTGACATCGCAGCGGATCGGCCCCTGGACCTACTACAAACGCCACGATGAGAATATCGATGCCTTCTTCAAGGCGCTGCAAGAAAGAATCTAG